ATAGAAGCTTTCTTTGCAACATCACAGACAAAAGGAAGAAATGAAAAGGTAAGATTCTTGATGAAGTGTCAAATAGGATTATGAGCTGGCAGGAGGCAGCTTGAGTTTTTCAAGTCACTTAAAAGCTTGTATAGGACAACACCAAAAAGCACTCTTGGAGGAGGAGTTTGAGCTTAGGGCAATATTAGATTCCAGGACCCAGGTCCTTGAAGCTAAAAGCACAAACAAGCATACCAAAATGTTTCAGTTTACTTACTGCTTCCATAAGATCACGAATCTCAGTATCCTTTAGTGTGGAGCCATATCTTCTCAATCCTTCTTTTAGCTCATCAAATGTAATTGCACCACTGTTGTCAGTGTCCATGGTCTGGAACATTTCCTTCAAACCTGCAATTTCCTCCTCTGAGAGGCTCTCAGCTATTACCTGTTAGAATAAACACATACAGTCAATTAATGCAGCATAGGATCACCCGAAGGAAAATTAGTTGAACTGTTGGTATTGGAGTACTATTTTGTGCATACACGGAACCAAAATTCATAGGAAATTGTGCCTAAAATACATGCACTTACTCGCAAAGCCATTTTCTTCAACTTATTCATTGCAGAGAATTGCTTAATGCGAGATAAGACAGCTGGATCAAGTGGGCGATCAGGAGCTACTCTATGATCACGAATCCATGGATGGGCTGTGCACAAGTTCAAGTGTTATTTTGTGTCCAACAGTTGCAAATACGTCAAGTGGAATCTGCATTAAGGTATTAGAGAAATAACAAAACCAACAGTATAAAGTGGTGAAAGAAACTAACATAGAACTTCATGTGCTGTTAAGCGTTCCGCAGGGCGAAGATTAAGCATTCTTCTTATAAGATCTTTTGCACTATCAGATATCACAGGCCAGGGATCAGAATCAAAATCAATGACACCTTTCAATACAGCATCAAATATTCCTTGCTGTGTTTCTGCATTGTATACATTGAAAATGTCAGCCTGCAGTCAACAGAGACAAACATCCTAAATAATTGAAGGGGAAAATATCAAATAGTACTTACCTGCCCAAAATGGGGGTACACCACTTAGTAGGATGTAGAGAATTACACCAGCTGTCCATACATCGGCTGCTGGTCCATAGCTTTTGCACAAAACTTCTGGAGCTACATAATATGGGCTACCAACAACATCGGTAAAAACTTGACCTGACAAGAATagaacaagaaaaggaaaagtgGCAAGGGTgcagagttcatcacaaatggCTGCTGTAACCTAATAAAGCAAAAAAGGTTCTGTGTAGAAATAAAACATAGAATGGCACGTAAATTTTTCTCCCCAAGATGTTTAAAATTAATGGATGACTATTCCAACAAAATGTTAACCAGCTTCCATCACATTGAACTGCCACTCAGCTAAGAAATGCTCCCCGCTGAACTTGCATTTCGGACCTAGTAGGTTGAGATTTTGGCACTAAACTCAAAAATTAGTGTTGCCAATGCCGTTCTTGAACTGCAAGTAGGCAAGCTGTGCTTCATTTTAGTGTTGCCACTGCCGTTCTTGAATGGCAAGTAGCAAGCTGTGCTTCATTGTCTGCCAATCTAAACCACTGAGCCAGAACCTGAGAGCCTGCATGTTATGCCTCCTGTGAAATTGCATTATTGCAATATTGTCTGATGTCATTATGTAACAATCAATACTGACTACTTTTCATCCCTTTCTAATTTCAGTTGCATCATTAGAAGCTGCTGTTCAACATTTCTGAAAGCATCCATCTCATGTCCTACGAGCATGAATAAAACAGGGCTAACGCAAGCACAAGCACTACTGTACGAGCTTTAGTTTCACTCTTACCACTTAACAGCACATCCAGTGCAACAAGACGAACTACGATCGTTCACTAAAACTGTATGTCATAAAGTTTGCAATTCTGCATCAGCAGCTCACCAGGCTTGAAGAAGACCGAGAGTCCGAAATCGATGGCCTTGAGCGAGAGGTCATCGTCCTTGTTGGCGAGCAGGAAGTTCTCGGGCTTGAGGTCCCGGTGCATGACACCGAGCGAGTGGCAGGCCTCGACGACCCCGACGATGATCCGCGTGAGCTCGGCGGCCTTGCGCTCGCTGTAGTGGCCGCGTTGTATGATGCGGTCGAAGAGCTCGCCACCGGCGCAGAGCTCCATAACGATGTGCACGTAGAGCTGGTCCTCGTACGCGCCCTTGATGGCGACGACGTTTTTGTGGCCGGAGAGGTGGTGCATGATCTGGATCTCACGGCGCACGTCCTCAATGTCCTCCCTGGAGATGAGCTTGCGCTTGGAGATGGACTTGCAGGCGTACTCGGTCCCCGTGGCGAGCTCGGTGCAGAGGTAGGTGGTGCCGAACTGCCCCTGCCCGAGCTTCCTCCCGAGCAAGTAGAGGTCGCGTAGGTTGGGGGTGGGGTGGCCGAGCACCGAGACGAGTACCGGGGGCGCGCTCGCCCCGCCGCGCCTCATGGCGGCAgcgggcggcgccggcgcgtgGTTCCCGTGGGCGTCCGTGGTGGCGGGCGGCTTGGGCGGGCGGGAGGGCTTCTTCGGCGAGTCGTCGACGGCGCTGTAGTCGGGGTCGTGGCGCTGCGACGTGGCGTGCTTGAGGCTGTACAGGTACTTGGATCTAAGGGAGCCGCCGCATGCGTTGCCCATCAAACGACGGGGGGAAGCCGCCGCCCCTGAGGCATCAAGCTCCGCGTGGTCGCCTTCGGTCACGAAAACGCCAACGCCCCAAACGGAATCTCTGATCTGGTGGGGAAGCGACCGAGCGAGAGAAGAAAAACCGGGTGGGTTTCGTGAGGGAGCAAGAATTTAACGGATTGGGCAAGCGGGaggaagctgctgctgctccatggcggcttctctctcctctctctatctctctgccgCTCGGGTCACGTTTGGGGAAAGCGAACGCACGCTACCGATTTTGCGTTTGTATTTGGATTTGTTCCGGTTCGGATTGGACGCTGGCTGGCGGTCATTGCGTGCGACGACACCGGCAGCGGCAGGCAAGCGATCGCCGTGCGTCCGCGGGATAAATGAAGTCCCGTTCGGTAGATGCGTCCGGTGGTTGGGGGCGGACCCGCGCGGCCGGTGGACAGGGGAAAGCGCCGTTCGTGAGCCGCGGGACTGCCGGCGTCGTGGCATTTCTGTCTCCTCGGACGGGAGGAGAGGAACGCGCGCGGCGGCAGGTTGGGTGAGCCCGTGGCTGCGCCGTCGCCGCCTGGCTCTAACCCATTTGCCCCTCGCTGGCAACTGGGTCCGATGACAAGCGTGGCCCCACATTGTTAGTGATGCAGATCGACACCTTTTGCTATGTTCCGAACGGTTTGTTACTCGGAATCAGAGCTGAATACAGTTAGATACTGTGATGATAAAATCATTTCCAACAGCTTTCTTTTTACTATTGtcttttttttactaaaagaATTCTAGTTCTCTTTAGCACTTCAATAACTTTTTCACAAAAGAATTCTCTCTatcatgatatttttttctcttcataAATCGTTTCTAAAGGAAAcagttggagataaaaaaaataaaaatataaaacaaagagAGAAATCAGAAATAAAACGAAACCAAAATAAAATGGCTAAAGATGATCTAAAGTGACTAGAGGGAAGCAACTGATCACAGTAAAGTGTACGGATAGTGTTACTACACCCTACCGCATGAGGAAGAACTGTTTCACGTGCATGACTTTGCTTTCTCTATTTCGAGGAACTACCAGTATTGTATCATttgtaatatttttcttatatgatagaatagtttttaaaattatttttagttctaacttatatagtgaaaaagtgagttcttttaaAATAcactatttatatataaaaaactcattttttcaccatataatctatAACTAAAATAACTTAATAAattaatattagtgatttttcttattttttaggattttatttaagactctaacaattgttaggagttataaatgTAACCTTtgtagagaattttagtttaaattttatataagattttttggtgaatccaattaaaatatgttatacatagattatggaacatataaaaaagttatagtatttttagagagatataagaccattttttaaatataattaaaatcaagttttgtgtgaaattagtgtataatacttataattttgtattactaaatataatatttgtaattttataCAATTTACTCTTCGAGTATTTGACCTCGTCCTCTGGGTGCCACGAAGCTTCTGTAGAAGATCACGTGAGAGGGTTCAGAGTTTGCAACTAACAAGTCATCCGATTTATCCATTGTACGTACCATCAAATCTGTGTGTGCAAGCATTTAATCCATAGAAAATCTGTGCAAGAGTGTACCTTGCAGAAAGGCCATCTGCTGACTCAGACTTGTAGCGTTGACCGTCGTGTCTGCGTATTCCCATCGCCTGACTCGCGCGAAAGTCACATGTGTTTCTTTACGTGTTGTCAGATGCTAATTGACCCGTATGTTCTGTTCTATTCGTCAATCCATCCGCTTACCACTAGCGTCCTTTTCCCAATCGATATTACCCTCTGACTACAATAATTTCACCATCTCGATTCGCCAAGCTTGAACGGCTTTTTCACTCGTGCGCGTTGCACGATATTCACTTTTCTGCAGAGAAAAAGACATTATCTTTGCCTCTATTTCCTTTTTTAAAGCATAGGTCTAGCTGACGGTGACTATAATCTTTCCAGGATTGCCCACTAAGCTGAGCTATGTATGGATATCTGCTCGTGCAGGGGAGGGGTCCTCACCAGATTCAAGATGTCTCGGCTCTTTTTGCACACACGAATACATCATCTCTTCGGATCAGCCGGTATATGCTACGCCGCAAAGGAAGGATCCCGGATAAGCTTCGGGAGCAAAAACTGCGACGCTGGAAGGGcattaaaaatgataaaaataagtTGACTGATGTTGACTAACgataaaattaattatataaatGTTGGAAGTAATagtacttttagatttaatttaatttaatttctaaaataaaataaataagaatGGATGTAAATAATCAATAACAACTATGTTCCGACTAGCTTCGCCTAACCCGCCTACATTTGACTAGTTCCGACTAAACTCGACTAGTATCAACATGTCTCGACTAGTGCATGTCCTCGACAAGATATTTGACTAAGTACTCGACCAGCAGATGTACTTGACTAGGTACTAAGTAGGATTTACATACGTACCCAATTGCAACGTGAGATGCAGACGTCATCATGGTGTCGATACTCGATTAGTagatgatgaagaaaatgaagtaGTCGATGCAGAGGTCACCGTGATGTCAATCCAGTAGGAGAAGACAAAAATAAAGTAGTCGAAGTAGATCGCGATGATGTAGATGAAGCAGATCGTGAATAGTCGCAACGAGCGCTTCACAAAAACTTTATTCACCCTCTCCCGGTGTAGGATCCCAAGGACGATAGGTTCcgaagacctgctctcccgttcgTCAATGCATACCGGCGCAGCGAGATAGAGTAGATTACGTGCGACGGCGTTGCAGAGAGAAATTAGCAAAAACCTAATTGCGTGTGGTGTGTCACGTCTCTCCTTTGTGCGGCGGCtgacagatatatatagagagagtcACGTGGTTGAGACACACTACGATCGGAGACGGTTACGCCGCCGTGATCGTAGTCTTGACTAACACGCCAcagtaaaaagaaagaaaccgcAAAAAGAAGGCCGGACATGAGCAAACAAATGGACCTAATTTCGGCGGACCATTCATGCAAATGTCATACGCACGCGCCCTCCGCCTCGGCCACGACCATAGCTCGGTGAGACGAGTGAGCGCGCGTGTGTTCTTCTAGTcttctcatccacacatgctaagtgagTAAGGAGAGAAATCATTTTAAGTTGGTCTTCATCTATTTCCATTAGCATTGTGGGACTAAAGAATATTCACCTCCCTCGCATGATtgagcctttgagatttatttagaattatacaAATAATAATGGGCTAAGTCCATATATTCTAGCAATCCCCCACCAGATTTTAAAGTCTTACGaagatttgtctttttttttaatattgtttgatatactAGTATTTTag
This genomic window from Phragmites australis chromosome 7, lpPhrAust1.1, whole genome shotgun sequence contains:
- the LOC133924849 gene encoding calcium-dependent protein kinase 13-like, with the translated sequence MGNACGGSLRSKYLYSLKHATSQRHDPDYSAVDDSPKKPSRPPKPPATTDAHGNHAPAPPAAAMRRGGASAPPVLVSVLGHPTPNLRDLYLLGRKLGQGQFGTTYLCTELATGTEYACKSISKRKLISREDIEDVRREIQIMHHLSGHKNVVAIKGAYEDQLYVHIVMELCAGGELFDRIIQRGHYSERKAAELTRIIVGVVEACHSLGVMHRDLKPENFLLANKDDDLSLKAIDFGLSVFFKPGQVFTDVVGSPYYVAPEVLCKSYGPAADVWTAGVILYILLSGVPPFWAETQQGIFDAVLKGVIDFDSDPWPVISDSAKDLIRRMLNLRPAERLTAHEVLSHPWIRDHRVAPDRPLDPAVLSRIKQFSAMNKLKKMALRVIAESLSEEEIAGLKEMFQTMDTDNSGAITFDELKEGLRRYGSTLKDTEIRDLMEAADIDNSGTIDYIEFIAATLHLNKLEREEHLVAAFSYFDKDGSGYITVDELQQACKEHNMSDAFLDDVINEVDQDNDGRIDYGEFVAMMTKGNMGVGRRTMRNSLNISMRDAPGAL